DNA from Bordetella genomosp. 13:
GACCGGCGCGCTGTACAGCGCCACCGATGGCGTCGCCGAGCCGGGGCTTGCCACCCATGCCATCGCGGCGCTGGCCCGTGCACGCGGCGCCCATGTTTTCGAGCACTGCGCGGTGCGGGGCATAGATCGTTCGGCCGGCCGGGTGTCGGGCGTGATCACGGAGCGCGGCCGCGTCGCCGCGCAGGCGGTCGTGGTCGCGGCAGGCGCGTGGTCGCGCCTGTTCTGCGGCAACCTGGGCGCCGAATTTCCACAGCTGAAGGTGCGCGGCTCGGTGCTGCGCACCGACGCCTTCGACGCCGGACTCGCGGCCACCATCAATGGCAAGGACTTCACCTGTCGCAAGCGCGCCGACGGAGGCTACACGGTGTCGCAGTTCGGCGCCTCGATGGCGGACCTGGTGCCCGACAGTTTCCGGCTGGCGCGCCATTTCATGGGCCCGTGGCTGGCCAACAATACCTTCGTCAAGCTGCGCTTCGGCAAGCGATTCTTCGAAGAGCTTGCCACGCCGCGCCGCTTCGGCCATGACGGCGCATCGCCCTTCGAACGCTGCCGCGTGCTCGATCCGCAGCCATCGCACGCGGGCGTGGCGCAGGCCTGGCGCCGCCTGGTCGATGCGTTCCCGGTGTTCCGGGGCGCGCGCATCGCGCACTCGTGGGCGGGCTACATCGACGTCACGCCGGACGCGCTGCCGGTGATGGACCGCGTGCCGGGCATCGAGGGCCTGTACCTGGCCTCGGGCTTTTCGGGGCACGGCTTCGGCATCGGCCCGGCAGCCGGCGAGGCCATCGCAGGCATGGTGCGCGGCGACACGCCGGCGTTCGACATGCAGCCTTTCCGTTTCTCGCGCTTCGGACCATAGCCGAGGCGACTTTCCACCGCGCCACACAGGGGGAAGCCATCATGCATGCAAAGACATCGCAGCTTCGACGAACCAGCCTGCAGCACGGCGGCCAGGCCAACGCCAGCACGGACGCCGCGCGACGGCGAGCCTGCACGCTGCTGGCCACATGCACGCTGACAGCTGCCCTGACCGGCGGCGCGACGGCGCATGCGGCCCAATGGCCTGACCGGCCTATCCGCATGCTGGTCGGCTATCCGCCCGGCGGCGGCACCGATACGGTGGCGCGTGTGCTGGCCCAGGAGATGAGCAAGGTGCTGGGTCAGTCGGTGGTCGTGGAAAACCGCGGCGGAGCCAGCGGCACCATCGCGACCCAACAGGTGGTGCGCGCCGAACCGGACGGCTACACCGTGCTGTTCGCCACCGCATCGCCGCTGACCGGCGCGCCGCTCACGATCAAGGGACTCAACTACGATCCCATGACGGACCTGGTGCCCGTCACGCTGATTGGCGGCGGCCCATTCATCCTTGTGGCCAACACTGCGTTCGAGCCCAACACGCTTCCAGAACTGGTAGCGTATGCACGTGCGCGACCTGGTGAAGTGAACTATGCATCGCCCGGCGTCAGCACGGCCAACTATTTCTTTTCGGAGCTGCTGAACATGCAGGCCGGCATACGCACCATCCACATTCCGTACAAGGGCAGCGCAGCGCTGATCAACGACCTCGTCGCGGGACAGGTGCAATACACGCTCGATACGCCGGGCACTACCCTGCCGCTGATCCGCAACGGCAAGCTCAAGCCCTTGGCCATCTTCAGCAAAGAGCGGCTGGCGCGCGCGCCCGCGATTCCCACCGCAGTCGAAAGCGGCTTCCCCGATCTGGTCGGCGGCTCCTGGTATGGACTGCTGGTGCCCAAGGGCACGCCGCCCGCCGTCGTGGAGGCGCTCTATCAGGCAAGCGGCAAGGCACTGGCCGGCACCGAAGTGCGCCGCACGTTGGAAGACCGCGACGTGCTGGTGCAGAACATGCCGCCCGCCGAATTCAAGCAATTCATAAGGGCCGAATACGACCGCTGGAAGGCGGTCACCACCAAGCTGGGCGTCACGCCGCAGTAATTCCGCGGCCAACCACACCGCCCGCACCACATCGGAGACATGCATGACCGCTACACCCAATGCCCCCGACCTGACCGCCGGCAGCGCGCCACTGGCGATGCGTCCCACGCTGGCCGGCTTGAACCACGTGATCTCGGCGGGCCATTACCTGGCCACGCAGGCCGGCATGAACGTTCTGCAAGCGGGCGGCAATGCCGCCGACGCGGGCGTGGCGGCAGGCATCGCGCTGGGTGTGGTGCAAAGCGACATCGTCAACTTCGGAGGCGTGGCGCCATGCCTGTTCCATGATGCGCAGACCGGCAAGACCTGGAGCATCTCGGGCCTGGGCTACTGGCCGCGTGCCGCGCGCCTCGAGACCTTCCTGGAACGGCACGGCGGCACGATTCCCGCCGGCATTCTGCGCACTGTGATCCCGGCCGCGCCGGACGCATGGATCACCGCGCTGGAGCGCTTCGGCACGATGAGCTTCGGCGAAGTCGCGGCCAGCGCGATACGGCTGGCGCGCGACGGCTTCGTGATGTACCCGCTGATGGCCGAGGTGCTGGCCGAGCACGAAGAGGACTACCGCCGCTGGCCATCGAATGCGGCCATCTATCTGCCCAACGGCAAGCCGCCTGCGGCGGGCTCGCTGTTCCTGCAGGCAGACCTGGCGGCAAGCCTGCAATACATGGCCGACCAGGAACGCGCCTACGCCAGGCAAGGACGCGCGGCGGGCCTGGACGCGGCGCGGCGCGCGTT
Protein-coding regions in this window:
- a CDS encoding NAD(P)/FAD-dependent oxidoreductase, which translates into the protein MTQETALPSSVDVAIIGGGVIGASTALALAQAGVSVALFEKGTLACEQSSRNWGWVRTLNRDLPEVPLAVRANQLWNELQAQTDVGFRRTGILYLQENAEDAASQQTWLDGARAYGVDAQLLDRMAALRHLPESRRRWTGALYSATDGVAEPGLATHAIAALARARGAHVFEHCAVRGIDRSAGRVSGVITERGRVAAQAVVVAAGAWSRLFCGNLGAEFPQLKVRGSVLRTDAFDAGLAATINGKDFTCRKRADGGYTVSQFGASMADLVPDSFRLARHFMGPWLANNTFVKLRFGKRFFEELATPRRFGHDGASPFERCRVLDPQPSHAGVAQAWRRLVDAFPVFRGARIAHSWAGYIDVTPDALPVMDRVPGIEGLYLASGFSGHGFGIGPAAGEAIAGMVRGDTPAFDMQPFRFSRFGP
- a CDS encoding Bug family tripartite tricarboxylate transporter substrate binding protein — its product is MHAKTSQLRRTSLQHGGQANASTDAARRRACTLLATCTLTAALTGGATAHAAQWPDRPIRMLVGYPPGGGTDTVARVLAQEMSKVLGQSVVVENRGGASGTIATQQVVRAEPDGYTVLFATASPLTGAPLTIKGLNYDPMTDLVPVTLIGGGPFILVANTAFEPNTLPELVAYARARPGEVNYASPGVSTANYFFSELLNMQAGIRTIHIPYKGSAALINDLVAGQVQYTLDTPGTTLPLIRNGKLKPLAIFSKERLARAPAIPTAVESGFPDLVGGSWYGLLVPKGTPPAVVEALYQASGKALAGTEVRRTLEDRDVLVQNMPPAEFKQFIRAEYDRWKAVTTKLGVTPQ